Within Marinomonas mediterranea MMB-1, the genomic segment GTGGCATTACCGGTCGTTAAAGACTTTATTGCAGCCGTAAAAGAGCGCGCTGTCGGTACGGAAGTAACTAAGAGTCTTAGTCCAGGGCAAGTATTCCTGAAAATCGTCAAGCAAGAGCTTGAAGCGGTTATGGGGCAGGCGAATGATGAATTAAACTTACGTGCGACGCCTCCTGCCGTTATTTTGCTAGCAGGTCTTCAGGGTGCAGGTAAAACAACATCGGCCGGTAAACTTGCGAAGTTTTTGAAAGAGCGCCAAAAGAAATCGGTCGCGGTCGTCAGTGCGGACGTATATCGTCCAGCCGCTATAAAGCAGTTGGAAACGTTAGCATCGGATGTCGGTGTTGATTTTATTCCAAGTGACATCTCGCAAAAACCGATCGATATCGCGAACAATGCTATTGATGTGGCTAGAAAAGCCCATAAAGATGTTTTGATCGTCGATACGGCAGGTCGTTTGGCCATTGATGAAGACATGATGGCGGAGATTAAAGCGCTTCATGGTGCGATTAATCCTGTAGAAACGTTATTTGTCGTTGACTCCATGACGGGTCAAGATGCTGCGAATACTGCCAAAGCATTTGGCGACGTTCTGCCACTAACGGGTGTGATACTGACTAAAACGGATGGTGATGCCCGTGGCGGTGCTGCCTTGTCTGTGCGTCATATCACTGGTAAGCCTATTAAGTTTTTAGGTGTTGGTGAAAAAACGGATGC encodes:
- the ffh gene encoding signal recognition particle protein, whose amino-acid sequence is MFDNLSNRLTSSLDKIRGRAKLTEDNIKDVLREVRMALLEADVALPVVKDFIAAVKERAVGTEVTKSLSPGQVFLKIVKQELEAVMGQANDELNLRATPPAVILLAGLQGAGKTTSAGKLAKFLKERQKKSVAVVSADVYRPAAIKQLETLASDVGVDFIPSDISQKPIDIANNAIDVARKAHKDVLIVDTAGRLAIDEDMMAEIKALHGAINPVETLFVVDSMTGQDAANTAKAFGDVLPLTGVILTKTDGDARGGAALSVRHITGKPIKFLGVGEKTDALEPFHPDRLASRILGMGDMLSLIEQAEQKIDKEKAEKLAGKLQKGKGFDLEDFKEQLQQMKNMGGMTSMLDKLPGMGQLGDIQDKVNDKMFVQMEALINSMTPAERRFPDKINGSRKKRISTGAGLQIQDLNRLLKQHKQMQKMMKKMGSKGGMKKMMRGLGGMMPGGLPGGGGNFPGGGFPPKF